CTCATTAGTTACCCTAGTTAAACTAGTGGAAAGGCACACCACTCCCTCTTTCACAGAAACAATCACTAGCTGGGGCCTGGAGCAAGCCTGTAGGAAGGTTAGCCATGTACACAGGGTGCTGGTAGGGCAGGCACAGGATGTACAAGCAGCAAGACAGCAGCCCtcttgagtggcctgaccatTCAGTGGTAAACTTTACAATCTCATCCTTATGTTACAGAATATAAAGTTGAGATTTTTGACTGAACTAGAAAAGTTCATTGCAAGAATGAGGGTAGTTGTTTGGACTTTGCATCTTTCCTGTGGAGGAGAGAAGCATGCTTTTGTTTAAATGAGAGCAGTTGTGAGTGGCGCTGTTCTTGCTGGTGTTCTTTGGACGCACAGCTAAAGGAGTGGCTATAAATGTTGAGCACCAAAAAGATGGACCCCCTTGAAGATGGAGTGGATTGGAACTCATGATCTTTCCTGAACCTCTTTTCAGTTTACCTTTTTAGTGTAACCACACTTTCCAGGTTCTCGGAACCTCAGGTTTTAAAGGCAAGTTGGGTTCTGCCAACTAAAGGTCCGGTACCAATGTTTTTCCGCAGCACTGCTTTGATGTTCAGCATTTGCTTTGGAGGTGTCAACAAGATTGGCTGTAAAGGTAGTGGCAGTGTAGCAGCCAgtgtccttgaagtccaaggtcCAAGGAAATCTCCTGAATCCCTCCCTTCCTGGCTATAGCAGAAGGAGCAGCTCTGCTGGCTATTGGTAGCATTTATTTGGAATTTTCCTGAAGACCCATTGTCGAAGAGCCTTGACCTTCTAATGATTGAGAAGACATCTGACTTCCTATATTCAGTCCTTTTCTTCTTAAACTAATGTTTCCTGATTCTTAAAATCAAACCCTGATTGATAAACTGAAATATCCAGAACTCTGTATCTTTTACCAGATTCATGTCATTTCAGAGAAGTGTTTGAAATGTTTAGTCAGAAATTTTCCCTCTAGGTGATAAACCTAGTTTAGTAAATAACCTTTGGAGCTAATTATTCCCAGTTATTCTGAGTATAAATGCATGCTACAAAATGTGGTCAAACAAGCTATTTCGTCTTTTAAGGAAAAGAACTTTCTCGGAGTTTCAACACAGCTATTCTCTGATGGTTTTTAAGTGATTGAACAGGAACATAAAAGTATTGCAGTCTGATTTTCAGAAATGTCaggattttcattatttttattttccaaacatcagtttaaaagaacattaaaagcatCAGTAATACAAATCTGGCTTAATGGTTAACATCAGAACAATTATAAAATGTTTGAATCACATACTTTGCATCACAATAAAGCATCAAGAGAACTAATTAATATGCCCTGCTTAATTAGTCATATAAGTGAATTCTCATTACTTttataaaagttttcattttagcCCTTATGAAGAAGTTATATATGCCTATTTATATCTTTATCTCCAGGTAGATATAGATATGGCTAGACATATATAACTTATGAAGAGACAAGTTACATATTCCTAcctctatatctatatctacataTACCTACATATAGACATAGATACAGAGATATAAAGAATCTAGCCCACTATGTACTTCATGCAAGTTAAATCCATAATTTCTTGATGAGCATAAAGAGACTGAAACCTCATATGCACATGCTTAATTTTCTTTATGCTATGATTTTTACCTGCCAAACATGGGTCAAAATCATCTCAAACTCAAAAGTCACAAAGGAAACCTGTAATTTTTAGTTTTACAAGTacaatagaaaatttttaaaaatatcttttattgaGTCACATTTGAAACGCTTGGCCAAAAAGAGATTCATACCTTAAAAAGTATGAAATAGCTTCTTGATTAATGTTATTACTTAAAAGCTGTTTGGCTTACTGAAATAAATACCAGGTTCTGAATTTAGATAAATGTTTAATTCCTCATTTGCCACCATTCTTCAAATGATCTTGGGAGAGGATATTAGATTTCCTAATTCTTTGTTAAAAAGAGGTTATATATCAAACTATTTCATGGTAATattaacaaatgaaaacagagttgtattaaaaatataaaagcacaaTTGAAATAGGTCATGTGACTTCCAAAAATAGCAttcaattaccaaaaaaaaaagtgagagtggatattttttcttctgttataaaatttaatagtaaaaataaaggatagaagggagagagggaagggaaggagagagtcctaaaaattgaatttaaaaacaaaataaaatccatatCTCATACTTAAACCTTGGAAATAGAAATGACTGGTTGATACTGGAAGGTCAGAATTATTAGACGAGACTGAGGAGAGTTCTAATTGAGTATTAACTATCTTCTCCATGCCTCTCATAATCTCTGATTTTAGGAACAGCATGGGAGAGGATGCTATAACCTGAACACCTTTCATCCAAAGGGACAAAGTGCCTTCCAATCTGTAGTAACAGTTCTTGAATATAGCAATTTATAAAGATAGGTTTTGTATCTTGATGCTCATCTTTTCTAGAAGCTATAGTTCCAAAATCGTACTGAGTTCAAAAGTCAACTACATCATGAaaacatttttacattaaaaaaataagtttacaGTTGTTATGCTAGGCATCACTGAGTATATAATAAAATTAGTTTAAAGTGTAGAAATACTAAATCTATTTCCCCTTACTGCCCATGTCCAGTTTAAGACTCATGGGAGAGAAGTAACACAATTAGTTTGAAAACAGATCATCTTAAGAATTTTTCTACCATGGTAATATATAAACAAagatcaaaaaatttttttctaaatagttaTTTAGATACTCTTTGTCAGGTTGTGAACAAACCATCCTCACACAGAAGGAAAGCATAAGTTGAAACACCCCCATTTCATCCTTACGCCTTCTTAGACAATAATTAAAGATTGTCTAACACATACAACAGTCTAGCCCACTCCCCACATGACAGAACAGCACCCTGATGAGACGACCACAGTTAGCGCCTGCTCTCCCAGGAAGAGCATCACTCTACTAGAGATGCAGTCCTCTTTACTAAGTTTCTTGGGTAAGATCATTCTGAAATAGAATAATTCATTTTTAGCAAGAAAAAACGGATTTCTTTTTGAAAGAACTATACAGCTACTCAGCTGACACAAAAGAATAATATCTATAATTAGAAATGGTAATAATCATAGTACTTTATTCTTAGATGACTGTCTTATGAAAAGAAAGTAACTAATGCTTGTGCATTTTTGGTAAATACAgctataaataatacatttctgaTTTAACAATGTGTTATTTATTCCAATAAGCCtgctaccaaaaaagaaaaatattgaccCCATTTGAATGCTTCAAAGGATTAAAATTTATAatccagttaataaaaataatacctcaGTAAAGATGATACCTTCATAGTCTTTAAAAAATCCAGCTCATACTTCAAAGAATCATAACATTGGCTCAAATGATCATAATCAGTTCCTTCCCTACTTTAATACAGTAGCAAAACCATTCCCTGgcatctatttaaaaatttagtaCAAAAGATTGGAGTACAGGTCAGGTGtaaaataatactttttcatCTACTCTTAAAATGTCAAGAAACTGCAAAGCAAACCAAGAGATGCCAATACTTCAGATAAAAGATAGTCCTAAGTGTCAACTGTCTAGGTCTTTAAGTTTTGATGTACCTCTGGTCtcccaaaatttttaaaaaatcaattagtaTCAGAAACCAAAACAGTTTATATAAGATTCGCTAGCCTCCACGACTCTAAACAGAGGGGACTGGAATCTGCTTGGCTGATGTGCTGTCATATTCTTGCATTAAATCATTAGTGGTGTGATAATGCATGGCAATATATGAATTGGCAAACCCAAAGGAGTTTACTGGCTGTAAGTTATGTGGGATGCTCTCCTCCTGGGATGGGCTGCTGTTGTAGATACTATAATACGGCTCAATCCGAGTGTTGATGGGGGTAGAGCTGCTCTGACCATAGTGTTGATGTCCAGCAGACATCTTAGGACTGACCACACTTTCCTTTGAGTGACTTGGGCCACAGGCCTGGTCCACAAATTTCTTCTGGGGCTTTGGAGACAACATGTAGGCAGAATTTGTTTCATGATGGGAGGATTTGTTTCTGTTGACTTCGAGGTTCCCTTTTCCCATGGCACGAAGTCGGGTCTTCTGTTTGCAGCAGAAAAAACCCAGACCGATGTACTGGAGGCACCACAGCACTTTCCTTCTCAGCCCTGCACTGTTCCgagaatatataaaaggatttAATCCtgacttgagaaatataagcGTAAACCCCAACAGTTCAAACTGGTAAAGGATGAAGCTCCCATTGCTGGACAGAACCACCTGCACCAAGGAAATCCCCAGCGGAAGACAGCACACCAGGACCGAAAGCACAATGATCACACAGGTGACCACTGCCCTGGAGTCCTTAGCCGTGGACAGATTGACAGCTGATACCAGCTGCAGCCGGCTGGCCGCAGGGGTTGGCAGCTGGTTGGGACTCTTGGTGTATCCATGGGTCTGAACGTGCTGCAGTTTGTTGTAATTCTGGTTCCTGTACAGAGCCGGCATGGTACACTGGATGGGCTCGCCACCTCCCTTCACAGGGGCCCCCATGAAAGGCTGTGGTCTGGAAGCGTCAACGGTGATCACAGCAGGGCACTTTCTGACTTGAGCATTCTTCCGCAGTGTCTGAGCAATCATGACGTAGGACACGAAGACCACCGCCACACAAAAGGTGAAGTCGACCACGTAGAGAGACAGGATGGCTTTCCCTTCTCCGGCGATCAGACTGGACATGGGAAGGCAGAGGTGTGATTTGCTGGTTTTCAGGGTGGCCAAGGTGGCGAGGGTGAAACTGGTGGTCCAGAGGAGCAGAGTGAGGAGCAAGGTGCAGGGGAAGGAGGCCGTGCGGTTGGGCTGCTTCCCCAACACCATGCGGAGCCGGTGCAGGGCAATCACCGCCACTGTCTTGAGGGACATGATGATGAAGCCCGAGCTGGTGAGGTGGAAGGTGAAGCAGAAAGTGTCCGGTATGCCACTGGCTGAGCTGAAGAACAACACGAAGGTGAACATGGGGGCCGTCACGCAACAAATGAAGAGGTCACAGAAGGACAGGTTCAGGATCATGAAATCAAAGTTGGTTCTGAATTTCCTGAAGGCCGGATCGAAGAAGGACAAGAAGACAATGAAGTTGCCGTAAGAGCCCAGGCAGAAGATGACTGCGAGCAGAAAGGTACAGGTCACCAAGGTGGCCATGTGGACGGGTTCCTGGAGACCCTCCCGGATACTGGTACTGTTCCCTCCCTGGGCGTGAGGCACGTGGAGCAGGGTGGTGTTGGGCACATTCTGAAGGTGGCCTGTTGAGTTCATCTTCAGAGACGACTCTTCCTTCTGTGGGAAGGCAGTCAGGGCCTCAACTCACAGACGAGCGACGACTGACAAAAGGGGCCCAAGGCAGAAAAGCCTGCGCACAAAAATGCATCCCCAGAAACAGAAAGGAATGAATGGAGACAGCAGAGTGATCTCGTGATCTTTTACAAAAGCACTAGGCTTTTTCAGCTCTGACCCAGTGCCCAGAAAGCATTTCTCCTCCCAAAGCCCCACACAGAAAAGACATAGGTACCTTGAAATATATTCATCCAGCTAAGTTTAGGTTTTAGGACACAGGGGTTTTCAAACTAGTTTAAGCATCAGCTGGAaagcaggttaaaaaaaagaaaacaagatactGAGG
This DNA window, taken from Bubalus kerabau isolate K-KA32 ecotype Philippines breed swamp buffalo chromosome 11, PCC_UOA_SB_1v2, whole genome shotgun sequence, encodes the following:
- the GPR75 gene encoding probable G-protein coupled receptor 75, which produces MNSTGHLQNVPNTTLLHVPHAQGGNSTSIREGLQEPVHMATLVTCTFLLAVIFCLGSYGNFIVFLSFFDPAFRKFRTNFDFMILNLSFCDLFICCVTAPMFTFVLFFSSASGIPDTFCFTFHLTSSGFIIMSLKTVAVIALHRLRMVLGKQPNRTASFPCTLLLTLLLWTTSFTLATLATLKTSKSHLCLPMSSLIAGEGKAILSLYVVDFTFCVAVVFVSYVMIAQTLRKNAQVRKCPAVITVDASRPQPFMGAPVKGGGEPIQCTMPALYRNQNYNKLQHVQTHGYTKSPNQLPTPAASRLQLVSAVNLSTAKDSRAVVTCVIIVLSVLVCCLPLGISLVQVVLSSNGSFILYQFELLGFTLIFLKSGLNPFIYSRNSAGLRRKVLWCLQYIGLGFFCCKQKTRLRAMGKGNLEVNRNKSSHHETNSAYMLSPKPQKKFVDQACGPSHSKESVVSPKMSAGHQHYGQSSSTPINTRIEPYYSIYNSSPSQEESIPHNLQPVNSFGFANSYIAMHYHTTNDLMQEYDSTSAKQIPVPSV